A stretch of DNA from Henriciella sp. AS95:
TCCGAAGATTCAATCCGCCACATCCTCGTTCGCCATGAGCAGGGCGCAGGGCACGCTGCAGAAGGCTATGCGCGGTCCACCGGCAAGCCGGGCGTGGCGCTGGTGACGTCCGGACCGGGCGCGACCAACATGGTCACACCGATCACAGATGCGATGATGGACTCGATCCCGATGGTCGTGATCACAGGCCAGGTGCCGAGCCACCTCATCGGCACGGACGCCTTTCAGGAATGCGATACGGTCGGGATCACGCGCTGCTGTGCCAAGCATAATTATCTGGTGACCGAAGTTGACGACCTCGCGCGCGTTATCCACGAGGCGTTTCTCATCGCGACGTCCGGGCGGCCAGGCCCGGTTGTCATCGACATCCCGAAGGATATCCAGTTCGCGACGGGGACCTATATCGGCAAGAAGGGCGTTCATAAGCCGACCTACCAGCCGAAGACGGAGCCAAGCCCGCATGCCATCAAGGATACGCTGGCGCTGATGAAAGCTGCGCGCCGCCCGATTTTCTATACTGGTGGCGGCGTCATCAATTCCGGTCCGGAAGCGTCCGAACTGTTGCGTGAGCTGCAGGCGGCGACGGGGTTTCCGGTCACATCTACCTTGATGGGGCTGGGCGCATTTCCGGCAAGCCATAAGGACTGGCTCGGCATGGTTGGCATGCATGGCTCATATGAGGCCAATAATGCGATGCACGATTGCGACCTGATGATCTGTGTCGGGGCGCGTTTTGACGACCGCGTGACGGGCAAGGTTTCGGCTTTCTCGCCTGGCTCGAAGAAGGTCCACATCGACATTGACCCGTCCTCGATCAACAAGATCATCCGTGTGGATGTTCCGATGGTCGCTGATTGCAAGGCCGCGCTGAAAGCGCTGCTGGCGGGATGGAAGAAAATGAAGGGGGCCAAGCCCGACCTGGAAGACTGGAAAGCCCAGATCGACAAATGGCGTGAGCGCGACTGCTTCTCCTATCCGGCCAATGAAGGCTCGATCCGCCCGCAATACGCCGTTGAGCGGCTGTATCAACTCACCAAGGACCGCGACACCTATATCTCGACGGAGGTGGGGCAACACCAGATGTGGGCGGCCCAGCACTATCGGTTTGAAGAGCCGAACCGCTGGATGACGTCGGGCGGTCTCGGGACGATGGGGTATGGATTGCCGGCAGCGGTCGGTATCCAGGCCGCGCATCCAGATAGCCTCGTCATCGATATTGCGGGTGAAGCGTCAGTTCAGATGGTGATGCAGGAAGTGTCGACGGCCGTTCAGCACAAGCTGCCGGTGAAGATTTTCATCATGAATAATGAGTGGATGGGCATGGTGCGCCAATGGCAGGAATTGCTGCATGGCGAGCGCTATTCGCACTCCTATTCTGAAAGCCTGCCGGACTTTGTGAAACTCGCCGAAGCCTATGGCGCGCACGGCATTCAGTGCTCCGACCCGGCTGAACTGGACGCGAAGATCATGGAGATGATCGAGCATCCCGGGCCCGTCGTGTTCGACTGTCTGGTGACCAAGGCTGAAAATTGTCTGCCGATGATCCCATCGGGTGCAGCGCACAATGAGATGATCCTTGGCAGCATTTCCGGGGATGAAATTGATGCGGAAGGTCGTAAGCTAGTCTGAGGATCAGCTTATTTTCCGGGAATAGAGTGATGGACACCAGCAGCTTTATCGATTCTGCTTCGAGCAACTGGACGATTATCGTCACGGTTGGCTCAGCGATTTTCGCCATGATCGGGGCGATCGCGTCGCATCTTGAAACGCGGCGGCAGGAGAAAATCCGGGTCGAAACCCTGCGCATGAGTGTTGATGGCGCCAGCCTCGATTGGGGCGCGCAGGCGATCGATATTCTCGGCCGTATCGCCATGTTCGCCCGCACCCGGCGCGCACAGCCCAATGATCAGGGGTTCAATAATAACAAGGTCAATCTGATGATGAACCTCTCCTCTATTATTGAGAGAGGCCGGATGTACTTCCCCAATATCGATCCGAACGGGAAGGGCGCCGAGAAAGAAGGCGCTTATCGCGGTAATCGTCCGCCCATTCTCGATGCTCTGGTCTTTGCCTATTACGAGCTGGAGGCCATGACGCGCGAAGGTGGCCCGACCGGTGACAATTCGGCGAACTTTATCGAAGAATGCCGCCGACTGCTGGTTTCAGAGCTGCAGGCTCATACCGATCCGCGCCGCCGCGACATGATCCTCGGCCGCTATGACAAGCAACGCAAAGCCCATCGCGAAGATGCGATCCGCGGCTCGTCATCGCTCAAGAACCGACTGAAAGCCCGCCGCCCGCAGCTCGCCTTCGAGCGCGCGGACGAACCCGATGAAGACTATGAAAGAGCCGCTGAATGACGAAAGAGCCGATCCCCGCCAGCGCCTATGACATGGACCATGCCGAAGAGGTCGATGAGCGCCGCACGCTTGCTGTCCTGGTCGACAATGAGCCGGGCGTGCTGGGCCGTGTGGTCGGGCTGTTCTCTGCGCGGGGCTATAATATTGAAAGCCTGACGGTCGCTGAAGTCGATCGTTCGAAGCGCCGCTCGCGCATCACCATCGTGACGACGGGCACAGCGCACATGCTGGAGCAGATAGAGGCGCAGCTCCTGCGGCTCGTGCCGGTGGCGGCTGTGATCGACATCACAAAGTCCAAGCGCGGCATCGAACGCGAACTGGCGCTCGTCAAGGTTGCCGGGTCCGGGGATCCACGTGTTGAGGCGCTGCGCATTGCCGAGATTTTCCGCGCGCGCGTCATCGATACGACGAATGAAAGCTTCATCTTCGAGATCACCGGCGCCTCCGACAAGATCGACCAGTTCACCGAACTGATGGAACCGCTCGGCCTCGTCGAAGTGAGCCGCACCGGCGTGCTCAGCATCCGCCGCGGGAAGGATGCGGGATGAGCAGCAGTAATCTTGATGCGACAGCGGCAATGCATTTCAGAGAAGCTGAATCGTCAGCTCTTCAAATTATGAGTGTCACGTATGCTTTGTTGCCTCGGGAATTCCGCGACGAGCTAGGATTGATCGTTGCGCCTCTCATTTATCGCTTCGCGTTTCACTTCCGGGCGCTCGCAGAGCGTATTAGACTTGATCTATCGGCTCACAAGCTGCCCCAGAAAAGCATCGTTATTATCAACGAGCATGTTGAAGTGGATGATAACATCGGAAGGTCCCTAAACAGGATCATCCATTCGGACGCGATTGCGTACAATTGGGCGCCACCACACCA
This window harbors:
- a CDS encoding acetolactate synthase 3 large subunit, which codes for MTTQTLKQTETKARTMTGAQIVIEALKEQGVETMFGYPGGAVLPIYDALYSEDSIRHILVRHEQGAGHAAEGYARSTGKPGVALVTSGPGATNMVTPITDAMMDSIPMVVITGQVPSHLIGTDAFQECDTVGITRCCAKHNYLVTEVDDLARVIHEAFLIATSGRPGPVVIDIPKDIQFATGTYIGKKGVHKPTYQPKTEPSPHAIKDTLALMKAARRPIFYTGGGVINSGPEASELLRELQAATGFPVTSTLMGLGAFPASHKDWLGMVGMHGSYEANNAMHDCDLMICVGARFDDRVTGKVSAFSPGSKKVHIDIDPSSINKIIRVDVPMVADCKAALKALLAGWKKMKGAKPDLEDWKAQIDKWRERDCFSYPANEGSIRPQYAVERLYQLTKDRDTYISTEVGQHQMWAAQHYRFEEPNRWMTSGGLGTMGYGLPAAVGIQAAHPDSLVIDIAGEASVQMVMQEVSTAVQHKLPVKIFIMNNEWMGMVRQWQELLHGERYSHSYSESLPDFVKLAEAYGAHGIQCSDPAELDAKIMEMIEHPGPVVFDCLVTKAENCLPMIPSGAAHNEMILGSISGDEIDAEGRKLV
- the ilvN gene encoding acetolactate synthase small subunit, giving the protein MTKEPIPASAYDMDHAEEVDERRTLAVLVDNEPGVLGRVVGLFSARGYNIESLTVAEVDRSKRRSRITIVTTGTAHMLEQIEAQLLRLVPVAAVIDITKSKRGIERELALVKVAGSGDPRVEALRIAEIFRARVIDTTNESFIFEITGASDKIDQFTELMEPLGLVEVSRTGVLSIRRGKDAG